From the Clostridium sp. Marseille-P299 genome, one window contains:
- a CDS encoding PadR family transcriptional regulator — translation MSITNKLNNVLDGCILMLLNDKSLNLKEIMNELREYGLKDVNEGILYPVLLKLEVEGLFKIHKMDPDEGPIRKYYSLSEKGKLQLNDYQAVWSNLRIIIDNIMGVYTVYDKR, via the coding sequence ATGAGTATTACAAACAAGTTAAACAATGTATTAGATGGTTGCATTCTAATGCTTCTAAATGATAAATCATTAAATTTAAAAGAGATTATGAATGAATTAAGAGAATACGGATTGAAAGATGTGAATGAAGGTATTTTATATCCAGTACTTTTAAAATTAGAGGTAGAAGGACTATTTAAAATCCATAAAATGGATCCAGATGAAGGACCAATCCGTAAATATTATTCTCTTAGTGAAAAGGGAAAATTACAATTAAATGATTATCAAGCTGTTTGGAGTAATTTGCGTATCATCATTGATAACATAATGGGGGTATATACAGTTTATGATAAAAGATAG
- the trkA gene encoding Trk system potassium transporter TrkA has protein sequence MKIVIIGDGKVGYKLAKQLSEENYDVILIDKNPIKLKEATDKLDISCIIGDGASVEVQKEADVPDADLVIACTSMDELNMLICLIARKIGAKHTIARVRNPIYFQQMDILKDELRLSMAVNPELAVAREIERILIFPVASKIETFVKGRMELVEYSIKDGNPVIGMSLLQIYKKYRIKILVCAVKRNGEVIIPTGDFVLEKGDRLHIAAAHAKMEAFFKSIGNYERKINKVIICGGGRVGYYLSKQLCQLGMQVKIIEKDYQQCEKLCEMLPKATIIHGDATDHDLIDKIVAKVNEDMRVQMVENLGIDSTVSTKDVTADAITSYVRARHNSIKSANVETMYLLVDGKVEALEFLIHKETEYTNIPIKNLSIKQNILIACIGRKGKIIIPSGDDSIHIGDSVVVITKERRIQDIAEIFI, from the coding sequence ATGAAAATTGTAATTATTGGAGATGGAAAAGTTGGCTATAAATTAGCAAAGCAACTCTCCGAAGAAAATTATGATGTTATATTAATAGATAAAAATCCCATTAAATTAAAAGAAGCAACGGATAAATTAGATATTAGCTGTATCATTGGTGATGGAGCTAGTGTAGAAGTACAAAAGGAAGCAGACGTACCAGACGCAGATTTAGTAATTGCGTGTACATCAATGGATGAATTAAATATGCTTATTTGCCTGATTGCTAGGAAAATTGGAGCAAAACATACCATAGCCAGAGTGCGAAATCCTATCTATTTTCAACAAATGGATATCTTAAAGGATGAACTAAGACTGAGTATGGCAGTAAATCCAGAGCTTGCAGTTGCCAGAGAAATTGAACGAATTCTAATTTTTCCAGTAGCAAGTAAAATAGAAACATTCGTAAAAGGTAGAATGGAGTTAGTAGAGTACTCTATTAAAGATGGAAATCCGGTAATCGGAATGAGTCTTTTACAAATATATAAAAAATATCGAATTAAAATACTTGTCTGTGCAGTAAAGAGAAATGGAGAAGTTATCATTCCTACAGGTGATTTTGTACTGGAAAAGGGAGATAGACTTCATATTGCAGCAGCCCATGCAAAAATGGAAGCATTTTTTAAGTCTATTGGAAATTATGAGCGTAAAATTAATAAAGTAATTATTTGTGGTGGTGGAAGAGTTGGTTACTATTTGTCAAAACAATTATGTCAGCTAGGTATGCAAGTAAAAATTATTGAAAAAGACTATCAACAATGTGAAAAGCTATGTGAGATGCTTCCTAAAGCTACCATAATACATGGGGATGCAACAGACCACGATCTAATTGATAAAATTGTTGCTAAAGTAAATGAAGATATGAGAGTACAAATGGTAGAAAATCTAGGAATAGATAGTACCGTGTCCACAAAAGATGTAACTGCGGATGCAATTACTAGCTATGTAAGGGCACGTCACAACTCCATTAAAAGTGCAAATGTAGAAACGATGTATTTGTTAGTAGATGGAAAAGTTGAAGCATTAGAGTTTTTAATTCATAAGGAAACAGAATACACAAATATTCCAATTAAAAATCTTTCAATAAAGCAAAATATATTAATTGCCTGCATTGGAAGAAAAGGTAAGATTATTATTCCAAGTGGTGATGACTCAATACATATAGGTGATAGTGTTGTTGTTATTACAAAAGAGCGAAGAATTCAAGATATAGCGGAAATTTTCATATAG
- a CDS encoding SGNH/GDSL hydrolase family protein, giving the protein MKDKKIKYYIGGLFIVLILVVVIFFIKKGADNGGNEMNHDSNEQVSNVLNENVGTKENVKIEANVEIEATETVKRSLLNIGNTYRIHQAINKMKQGEKTKIAFLGGSITEGYLVNKNQNYVTQTTKWLQEKFQNKNIESINAGLSGTSSTIGLLRVEQDVLDENPDIIVIEFAVNDANDTTSSMVYESLVKRCLEQENSPAVILLFTVLENGYSCEEEMKKVGEVYQLPMISVKQAITKDIEDATLSWSTYAQDEAHPTKEGHGMIKDYLVYYFENAIVSQVDATDLDYTEVRAYGPIYSSLKFYNNQNLYPESLGGFLEGNSNIVHFLNGWVWSKEDAGSFKFTMKGRNLFLLYKEDNSDNMGNIEVYIDGKKKETVYGNSPSGWNNPEVALLLNEVEEGEHVVEIRVSEDSIQKNFHILGFGTAGEIYSVKRVTKDMIPLEERAILNVGNTKRIQDVMSRAENGEDITIGFIGGSITMGSGASNNDHCYAKLVYDWWCKKYPNANITFVNAGIGATTSQFACARVEEDLLQYEPDFVVVEFSVNDESGDISKDSYESLLRMILSAKNQPAVMVLNMVSYDTGNNVQIMHNEIAKAYELPIVSMKESVFEEILLGKLKASDVSGDNLHPNDTGHRYGAKIVTNFLEKVKQGTYSTTEDYDIPDKISVCVGMTLTRYNNTNSSPVLKGFVADTREQNGITDVFKRGFTAKNVGDSITFEVTGGNISIQYKRTNTLGAPKAIAILDGKEEKAIALDGNFVNGWGDWIYMHNLLMNGENTKHTVEIRIIESGEKDFNLVSVIAGESAVK; this is encoded by the coding sequence ATGAAGGACAAAAAAATAAAATATTATATTGGTGGTTTATTCATTGTTTTAATTCTAGTTGTGGTAATTTTTTTTATAAAAAAGGGAGCGGACAATGGTGGGAATGAGATGAACCATGATTCAAATGAGCAGGTAAGTAATGTGCTAAATGAAAACGTCGGAACAAAAGAAAACGTCAAGATAGAAGCAAACGTCGAAATAGAAGCAACAGAAACCGTGAAGCGTTCTCTTTTAAATATTGGAAATACATATCGAATTCATCAAGCAATTAATAAAATGAAGCAAGGAGAGAAAACAAAAATTGCTTTTCTCGGTGGTTCTATTACGGAAGGGTATTTAGTGAATAAGAATCAAAATTATGTAACTCAAACGACTAAGTGGTTGCAAGAGAAATTTCAAAATAAGAACATTGAAAGTATAAATGCAGGTCTAAGCGGTACATCCTCCACCATTGGATTATTAAGAGTAGAGCAGGATGTTCTAGATGAGAATCCTGATATTATTGTGATAGAATTTGCAGTAAATGATGCAAATGATACCACTAGCAGTATGGTATACGAAAGTTTAGTGAAACGATGTTTAGAGCAAGAAAATAGCCCTGCGGTAATCTTGTTATTTACAGTTCTTGAGAATGGATATTCTTGTGAAGAGGAGATGAAAAAAGTAGGAGAAGTGTATCAACTCCCTATGATCAGTGTAAAACAAGCAATTACAAAGGACATAGAGGACGCAACACTTTCCTGGAGTACCTACGCACAGGATGAGGCACATCCAACCAAAGAAGGCCATGGGATGATTAAGGATTACCTCGTTTATTATTTTGAAAATGCAATTGTAAGTCAAGTGGATGCCACAGATTTAGATTATACAGAGGTTAGAGCATATGGACCAATATATTCTTCCCTAAAGTTTTATAACAATCAGAATTTATATCCAGAGTCACTTGGTGGGTTTTTAGAAGGGAACTCTAATATTGTTCATTTTCTAAATGGTTGGGTTTGGAGCAAAGAAGATGCAGGTTCTTTTAAATTTACCATGAAGGGTAGAAATCTTTTTCTTCTTTATAAAGAGGACAATAGTGATAACATGGGGAATATCGAGGTTTATATCGATGGTAAGAAAAAAGAGACGGTCTATGGTAATTCACCATCTGGTTGGAATAATCCTGAAGTAGCATTATTACTAAATGAGGTAGAAGAAGGCGAGCATGTCGTAGAAATTCGGGTAAGTGAAGATTCGATTCAAAAGAACTTTCATATTTTAGGATTTGGTACCGCTGGTGAAATTTATAGTGTAAAGAGGGTGACGAAAGACATGATTCCATTAGAAGAAAGAGCAATATTAAATGTAGGAAATACGAAAAGAATTCAAGATGTTATGTCAAGAGCAGAGAATGGCGAGGATATTACCATTGGTTTCATCGGTGGCTCTATTACAATGGGGTCCGGAGCATCAAATAATGATCACTGCTATGCGAAATTAGTGTATGACTGGTGGTGTAAGAAGTATCCAAATGCTAATATTACCTTTGTAAATGCGGGTATTGGAGCAACGACCTCTCAATTTGCTTGTGCAAGAGTAGAGGAAGATTTACTTCAATATGAACCAGATTTTGTTGTTGTTGAATTTAGTGTAAATGATGAATCTGGAGATATTTCTAAAGATAGCTATGAGAGCCTTTTGCGAATGATACTTAGTGCAAAGAATCAACCTGCGGTTATGGTTCTTAACATGGTTAGCTATGATACTGGGAATAACGTGCAAATTATGCATAATGAAATAGCAAAGGCATATGAGTTACCGATTGTTAGTATGAAGGAGAGTGTATTTGAAGAAATCTTATTAGGGAAGTTGAAAGCGTCAGATGTATCAGGGGATAACCTTCATCCAAATGATACTGGGCATAGGTATGGTGCAAAAATTGTAACCAACTTCTTAGAAAAGGTGAAGCAAGGAACTTATTCTACAACTGAGGATTATGATATTCCTGATAAAATTAGTGTATGTGTAGGTATGACATTAACAAGATATAATAATACAAATAGTTCACCGGTATTAAAAGGATTTGTAGCAGATACGAGAGAACAAAATGGTATTACAGATGTATTTAAACGTGGATTTACTGCAAAGAATGTTGGAGATAGTATAACGTTTGAGGTGACTGGTGGTAATATTTCCATTCAGTATAAGAGAACCAATACCCTAGGTGCACCAAAAGCTATCGCAATACTTGATGGTAAGGAAGAGAAAGCAATCGCCTTGGATGGTAACTTTGTAAATGGATGGGGTGATTGGATTTATATGCATAATCTTCTCATGAATGGTGAAAATACAAAACATACTGTAGAGATACGTATTATAGAAAGTGGAGAGAAGGATTTCAATCTGGTATCTGTTATTGCAGGAGAATCTGCGGTTAAATAG
- a CDS encoding TrkH family potassium uptake protein: protein MNYKMTRYILGKMFGVEAIIILLPAIVSWIYKEESGYSFLISSAILLLIYLCFGRKKPENTTIYTKDGLIIVSAAWVLWSVFGALPFYISGSIPNYIDAFFETVSGFTATGSTVIGDVSKISKGINFWRCLTLWIGGMGVLIFVMVITSLHDKNSMHLMRAEVPGPELSKLVPKARTTAKILYGMYFALTVIMVVFLLAGGMDLYDSITHAFSTAGTGGFNNRTNSIAFYNSIYIEIVITVFMILFGINFNLYYLFLFKKVKNVWKDEEVRAYFIVIIVATVLIAMNIFDIYGTVFQSLRYALFQVASTITTTGFATDDFNLWPEFSKSMILIVGFIGSCAGSTGGGIKVARFLILLKSIKKEIAKMIHPKSIRIIKINGKKINEETIHGVYMYMIAYVFILIISVLIVSLDNFDFATSFSGVLSAINNGGLGISKVGPSGNFSQFSVLSKVVLCLDMLIGRLEIFPFLMLLSPNLWRKKF, encoded by the coding sequence ATGAATTATAAAATGACAAGATATATACTTGGAAAAATGTTTGGTGTAGAAGCTATTATTATTTTACTTCCCGCAATTGTATCATGGATTTATAAAGAAGAAAGTGGATATTCATTTTTAATATCCAGTGCAATTTTATTGCTTATTTATTTATGTTTTGGAAGAAAGAAGCCAGAGAATACAACAATTTATACCAAAGACGGATTAATAATTGTATCGGCTGCATGGGTGTTATGGTCTGTATTTGGTGCACTACCTTTTTATATTTCTGGTAGCATTCCCAATTACATAGATGCATTTTTTGAGACAGTTTCAGGTTTTACTGCCACAGGATCAACCGTAATTGGGGACGTTTCAAAAATATCAAAAGGAATAAATTTTTGGAGATGCTTAACACTATGGATCGGTGGTATGGGAGTATTAATTTTTGTAATGGTTATCACTTCTTTACATGATAAAAATTCAATGCATTTAATGAGAGCGGAAGTACCTGGTCCAGAGCTTAGTAAGTTAGTGCCAAAGGCACGTACAACTGCAAAGATTTTATATGGAATGTATTTTGCACTAACAGTTATTATGGTAGTATTCCTTCTTGCAGGAGGAATGGATTTATATGACAGCATTACTCATGCATTTAGTACAGCGGGAACTGGTGGATTTAATAATCGAACCAATAGTATTGCTTTTTATAATAGCATTTATATAGAAATTGTTATTACTGTATTTATGATTCTATTTGGAATTAATTTTAATTTATATTATTTATTTCTCTTTAAAAAGGTGAAAAATGTATGGAAAGATGAAGAAGTAAGGGCATATTTTATAGTAATTATCGTAGCTACTGTTTTAATTGCTATGAATATTTTTGATATATATGGTACTGTTTTTCAGTCCTTGCGATATGCATTATTTCAGGTAGCGTCTACGATTACAACCACAGGATTTGCTACAGACGATTTTAATTTATGGCCTGAATTTTCTAAAAGTATGATATTAATTGTAGGATTCATCGGTTCTTGTGCAGGTTCTACTGGCGGAGGGATTAAAGTAGCGAGATTTTTAATTTTACTAAAAAGTATAAAAAAAGAAATTGCAAAAATGATACATCCAAAATCGATTCGTATTATAAAGATAAATGGGAAAAAGATAAATGAGGAAACAATTCATGGTGTTTATATGTATATGATTGCGTATGTATTTATTTTAATTATATCAGTGCTGATTGTATCATTGGATAATTTCGATTTCGCCACATCTTTTAGTGGGGTATTATCTGCGATTAATAATGGTGGATTAGGAATATCTAAGGTAGGACCATCAGGAAATTTTTCTCAATTTTCTGTTTTATCTAAAGTGGTACTCTGTCTTGATATGCTAATTGGAAGATTAGAAATCTTTCCATTTTTGATGTTATTATCACCAAATTTATGGAGAAAGAAATTTTAA